The Paenibacillus pabuli DNA segment CAGTCCAATTGGGCCTGCACCATACACAGCTACCTTCTGTCCCACTTTCAGCTTGCTGTGGCGAACGGCATGGAAGGCTACCGCTGTAGGCTCAACAAGTGCTCCTTCTTCAAAGGAAACATTGTCTGGCAATGGGTGTACCATATAAGCCTCAACAACAACATACTCCGCAAAACCACCATCCCCATTCAAACCTACGAAACCAAATTCAGTACACTGATTATAGCGTCCCTGGATACAGTATTCGCATTTGCCACAATGATACAATGGCTCCACCACAACACGGTCTCCTACGCTGATACCGCTTACATCACTTCCCAATTCACTGACCGTTCCGGCGAACTCATGTCCCAATGTCAATGGTGCCTTCTGACCGGAGAGCGGATGATTTTCACCTTCTTGAATCCCTACACCATGGTGATAAGCATGCAAGTCACTGCCGCAGATCCCCGCATATTCCACTTTAATTTTGACTTGTCCGGATCCAGCAACCGGAACTTCACGTTCTTCCACTCGAACATCTTTATGGCCGTACCATACTGCTGCTTTCATGAAAATCCATCCCCTTTTATTGAGCTTATAAATAGCTTGTCTATGTATTATATCGCCGTTCACTTATTATTCATATTTATAGATACTAATGTTAATATTAGTAGAAGTAATGTTAAAACGGAGATGAGCCCATGAATCTGGAACAGCTTGAATATGTCGTTGAAATTGCCAAAACCCAATCGTTCTCCGCCGCTTCGGAGCACCTTCACGTTACCCAATCGGCCATCAGTCAGTCTATCCATCGTCTGGAAAAGGAGCTTGGCCTGATCCTGTTCGAACGTTCCCGTCAGGGGACCCACCCTACACCGGAGGGCAAACAGTTTATTGCCAAGGCACTGGACATTTTGCAGCGGGTTGATGAATTGAAATCGCTGAATGTGGAAGCATCCTGCCTGACAGGCGACCTGCATGTAGCGACTTTTCCCAGTGTCATGCACTATCTTGTCCAGACCACTGCCGATATGAAACGGGAGCATCCTCTACTGAACATTTCCATTGAAGAGAAAGGTTCCATGGAGATTATTGAAGATATCCGGAACAACAAGGCACACCTTGGCTTCATCGCCATCTACACGAAACAGCTGCGTGAATTCGACGGACTGCATTTCAGCCCAATGTATTCCGGTAAACTGGTTGTAGGCACCCATCACCAGTCTGATCTGGCCAAGCTGAATCGGGTGACGCCTGATCAACTGAAGGAGCATTCCCTTGCGCTGTACCGCGATGGCTTCATTGAAGATTTCATTAAGGATTTCACATACGATTATGGGGCATTATCCATCCTCTTCAAGACCAACAATTCGGAAGCGATCAACACGGTGCTTAGAAACAACATAGCAGCCAGCATCGGTCACGACTTCTCTTTCTACCAGAATACATTATGGAAAGAAGGTCTTGTGAAGATGATCGAGATTGCCTCCATCGACCAGCCCAAGATGCAAATCGGCTTCGTACAGACCGAGTCCAAGGAGGTTGCCGTAGCCGCAGAACGATTTGCCCAAAAGTTCAGACAGGCGATCGAGCTGGATTATTTGAAAAGTTAAGTTCTTTTAATTTTAATAAGAATTCGCATCATTACTCAGGGCCAAACCAAACAAAAAGGTACACCACACACTGGGGATGATCCACTTCAACTCCTCCAGCAGCATGGGTACCTTCTCTTATGTGATGCCTACACTTTTACTTTTCTCACGGCTTCGCTCATCTCATTGGTTTGCTGCTCCAGCATCAGGCGGTAGATGTCATCGGAGTGATCCGAAACCCCGGATGAAATCTGAAAAATGATATCCACCGATGCTGCAGCCTCTTCCGATCCTGCATATCTGTACCTCAGTAGGGAAGAAAAACTCCCCTTCATTTATTTTACCTCTTCTGTCTTTGCAGCTGCAGTTGGTAACTGAATCATTGGTGTATTGGATCCACTGACATATGGCAGCACACCATCCCACTTCTTAATCGTTTCGTATTGAACAAGTTGGCTTGTAAGTGATTGTTGAAGCTCTTTATTTGCTTTGGCTTGACCTTCTGCTTCGATCAATAGTTTGTCTGCGTTACCTTGTGCTTCCACACGTTTCCGTTCTGCCTCTTTCTTCGCAATTTCAAGCTCAGTCGTTTTACGTTCCAGCTCTTGAGATGCCTCAACCCGTTTATCTATGGCTTCTTGGGTTTTCGCATCTGGTTGAGGAACACCAACGGTCACATTGGATACAATGAATCCTAGCTCTTTGACATCGTCTGCGAAACGTTGTTGAACGTCTACGCCAGCCTCAGATGATTTTTCGCCATATACATCAATTACAGTAAATTTAGAAATACCTTTCCGGGCAGCATCACGAAAACGTGTTTTCAGATATGTATCTTCAATTTCTTGAATGCTAATGGGTCCAAAGGTATTGAAGATCGAAGACACTTGGCTTGGTTCTACTTGATAGTTGTAAGCAAAATCGATTGTGATGTTTTTTCCGTCAGACGTAGCAATCTGTATATCTTTGTATTCAACGGTTTGAATTCTAATTGGATATTTGGTTACCTTATCAAAAGCACCAACCAACTTCCATCCCTGACTCAGCGTATTATCTTTTACGCCCCCATTTGGTGAATAGACAACGCCAACATAACCGTTAGGAATTCGTGTCACAAAAAAGCTTACCAATACTACCCCCACAATAATCACTAAAGCTACTGAAATGGCTCCTACCTTAAACGTCTTTAGATTCTTCATTTACATTCTCCTCTTGTTTGAATTTGTTGTATCTTTTCAACACTCTTCTACCTACCATATTGAATAGCGGGAACATTAATGACCATAGAATAAAAGCTAAGATAAAGACTAAAATCATTCCCCCAATGAATGGCATACTCGTCCTCCCTCTATGGTTGTATTCAACACAAACTTCATCATCACGTAGCAACTCACACATTTAGAATTACACTTCTGCTTAAACTCTCCCCCTGCTAATCCTTCGTAACCAAACTTTATTAAAAAATGTTATTACATCCGTCTCTCCCTTCTCCTAATCGTTAACTAAAATATTTAATTCTTCTAATTATATACTTCTATTTTCATATCTGGTTTCAATGATCTCTAAATGCTTCTTGCTGGCCAAGGATCTCCGCCTCCCTTTTCAACATAGAAAAGCACATGAAAGAGCAAGCCCACGTTGCCGCCTAATCTCGACTCTCTGAGCTCATTCCTTTGCACATAAAAAAAATCCCGGCATTAAAGCCGAGATGTTTGGTCCAGTGCAGCTCGATGACCAACTCCCGTTGGATCTGACAAAATTTCTTCGTTAAATAATTCAGGGGTTAAAATGTTAAGTTGATTCAATAGGCATCAAATTCTCTAGAGAAAACTGATCTACCATTCTAACTCTTCGAGCAAATTTATAATCATTTTTTGATCAAATTCACTGAGCGATTGATAACTAGATAGCTCAGAAGGCGCTTTTCCTAATTTTATCAGAGTAGCTATTGCAAGGTCTCCCACTTTATAATAACCTAGTAACTTATCTGAGGATCCCCTTCTAGACGATAGCTCCTCCAACTTTCTCTGCATGCTATTAGTGTCTAATTTTTCTTTGCCTATATAAGTCATTACATGATACAGAACGATTGGATTCTGCTCATTTAGTAATTGTTGTAACTCTTCAACTGAACATTTTCCTTCTTCGATTTTATTAATTAAATTCATTTATGATCACCCATCTAGTTTATTTTAAGTGACTAGTTAACGTTTTTCTTTCTCTTAAATAATTCTCAAATAGAGTATTGGCAATGTCATTCCGACCCAACTCTTCGGCTATTTTGATTTCTCTCATAATATGCATTCATTTCCATTTTAACACGATTTATTGTTTGAAAATGAT contains these protein-coding regions:
- a CDS encoding 2,3-butanediol dehydrogenase — encoded protein: MKAAVWYGHKDVRVEEREVPVAGSGQVKIKVEYAGICGSDLHAYHHGVGIQEGENHPLSGQKAPLTLGHEFAGTVSELGSDVSGISVGDRVVVEPLYHCGKCEYCIQGRYNQCTEFGFVGLNGDGGFAEYVVVEAYMVHPLPDNVSFEEGALVEPTAVAFHAVRHSKLKVGQKVAVYGAGPIGLLTILSAKATGASTIYAVDVFEERLNLAAKLGAIPVNSAKVNATEVILEQSGGIDVAYEAAGVQPTMDSAVAVVKKGGEVVVIAAIPNPLQVNFFDLLVKEANLTATLAYRHIFPEVISLIAEGALDVKQVITKKIKLDNIVEEGLELLMSDKSHAKILVEIGG
- a CDS encoding LysR family transcriptional regulator, with the protein product MNLEQLEYVVEIAKTQSFSAASEHLHVTQSAISQSIHRLEKELGLILFERSRQGTHPTPEGKQFIAKALDILQRVDELKSLNVEASCLTGDLHVATFPSVMHYLVQTTADMKREHPLLNISIEEKGSMEIIEDIRNNKAHLGFIAIYTKQLREFDGLHFSPMYSGKLVVGTHHQSDLAKLNRVTPDQLKEHSLALYRDGFIEDFIKDFTYDYGALSILFKTNNSEAINTVLRNNIAASIGHDFSFYQNTLWKEGLVKMIEIASIDQPKMQIGFVQTESKEVAVAAERFAQKFRQAIELDYLKS
- a CDS encoding prohibitin family protein, translated to MKNLKTFKVGAISVALVIIVGVVLVSFFVTRIPNGYVGVVYSPNGGVKDNTLSQGWKLVGAFDKVTKYPIRIQTVEYKDIQIATSDGKNITIDFAYNYQVEPSQVSSIFNTFGPISIQEIEDTYLKTRFRDAARKGISKFTVIDVYGEKSSEAGVDVQQRFADDVKELGFIVSNVTVGVPQPDAKTQEAIDKRVEASQELERKTTELEIAKKEAERKRVEAQGNADKLLIEAEGQAKANKELQQSLTSQLVQYETIKKWDGVLPYVSGSNTPMIQLPTAAAKTEEVK